Proteins encoded together in one Oncorhynchus mykiss isolate Arlee chromosome 7, USDA_OmykA_1.1, whole genome shotgun sequence window:
- the LOC118965362 gene encoding extensin-like, whose product MKDHWSLTLSVPAVSRSRLSTAPGPSCHHPASLPSAASSDVITLHPLPSAASCDVITLHPLPSAASSDPPALTTLTAAAPTTHHPDCCSPHHSPPSLLQPPPITTLTAAALTNHHPHCCSPHHSPPSLLQPPPLTTLTAAASTTHHPHCCSPHQSPPSLLQPPPLTTLTAAAPTIHHPHCCSPHHPHCCRPHHSPPSLLQPPPHTTLTSAAPSTHHPHCSSHHHSPPSLLQPPLTTLTAAAPTKHHPHCCSLHQSPPSLLQSPPLTTLTAVGPTTHHPHCCRPHHSPPSLLQPPPLTTLTAAAPTTLPPHCCSPHHSLPSLLQPSPPSLLQPPPLTTLTASAPTTLPPHCFSPHHSPPSLLQPPPLTILTAAAPTTHHPHCFSPHHSPPSLLQPPPLSPLTASALTTLPPHCFSPHHSPPSLLQPPPLSPLTASALTTLPPHCCSPHHSPPSLLQPPLPSLLQPSPITTLTAAAPTTHHPHCCSPHHPHCCSPHHSPPSLPQPPLTTLTAAAPTTLTAVAPTTHPPHCCSTHHSPPHCFSPHHPHCCSPHHPPPSTFTASALTTLPPHCFSPHHSPPSLLQPSSLSPLTAAAPTTHHPHCFSPHHPHCFNPHHSPPHCFSPHHSPPSLLQPSPPSLLQPPPPPLLQPS is encoded by the exons ATGAAA GATCACTGGAGCctgactctctctgtccctgcagtGTCCAGATCCCGGCTCAGCACTGCTCCAGGTCCCAGCTGTCATCACCCTGCGTCCCTGCCCTCTGCAGCCAGCAGTGATGTCATCACCCTGCATCCCCTGCCCTCTGCAGCCAGCTGTGATGTCATCACCCTGCATCCCCTGCCCTCTGCAGCCAGCAGTGAT CCCCCAGCACTCACCACCCTCACTGCTGCAGCCCCCACCACTCACCACCCTGACTGCTGCAGCCCCCACCACTCACCACCCTCACTGCTGCAGCCTCCACCAATCACCACCCTCACTGCTGCAGCCCTCACCAATCACCACCCTCACTGCTGCAGCCCCCACCACTCACCACCCTCACTGCTGCAGCCCCCACCACTCACCACCCTGACTGCTGCAGCCTCCACCACTCACCACCCTCACTGCTGCAGCCCTCACCAATCACCACCCTCACTGCTGCAGCCCCCACCACTCACCACCCTCACTGCTGCAGCCCCCACCATTCACCACCCTCACTGCTGCAGCCCCCACCACCCTCACTGCTGTAGGCCCCACCACTCACCACCCTCACTGCTGCAGCCCCCACCACACACCACCCTGACTTCTGCAGCCCCCAGCACTCACCACCCTCACTGCAGCAGCCACCACCATTCACCACCCTCACTGCTGCAGCCCCCACTCACCACCCTCACTGCTGCAGCCCCCACGAAGCACCACCCTCACTGCTGCAGCCTCCACCAATCACCACCCTCACTGCTGCAGTCCCCACCACTCACCACCCTCACTGCTGTAGGCCCCACCACTCACCACCCTCACTGCTGTAGGCCCCACCACTCACCACCCTCACTGCTGCAGCCCCCACCACTCACCACCCTCACTGCTGCAGCACCCACCACTCTCCCCCCTCACTGCTGCAgcccccaccactctctcccctcactgCTTCAGCCCTCACCACCCTCACTGCTTCAGCCCCCACCACTCACCACCCTCACTGCTTCAGCCCCCACCACTCTCCCCCCTCACTGCTTCAGCCCTCACCACTCTCCCCCCTCACTGCTTCAGCCCCCACCACTCACCATCCTCACTGCTGCAGCCCCCACCACTCACCACCCTCACTGCTTCAGCCCCCACCACTCTCCCCCCTCACTGCTTCAGCCCCCACCACTCTCCCCCCTCACTGCTTCAGCCCTCACCACTCTCCCCCCTCACTGCTTCAGCCCCCACCACTCACCACCCTCACTGCTTCAGCCCCCACCACTCTCCCCCCTCACTGCTTCAGCCCTCACCACTCTCCCCCCTCACTGCTGCAGCCCCCACCACTCACCACCCTCACTGCTGCAGCCCCCACTACCCTCACTGCTGCAGCCCTCACCAATCACCACCCTCACTGCTGCAGCCCCCACCACTCACCACCCTCACTGCTGCAGCCCCCACCACCCTCACTGCTGCAGCCCCCACCACTCACCGCCCTCACTGCCGCAGCCCCCACTCACCACCCTCACTGCTGCAGCCCCCACCACCCTCACTGCTGTAGCCCCCACCACTCACCCCCCTCACTGCTGCAGCACCCACCACTCTCCCCCTCACTGCTTCAGCCCTCACCACCCTCACTGCTGCAgcccccaccacccaccaccctccACCTTCACTGCTTCAGCCCTCACCACTCTCCCCCCTCACTGCTTCAGCCCTCACCACTCTCCCCCCTCACTGCTTCAGCCCTCATCACTCTCCCCCCTCACTGCTGCAGCCCCCACCACTCACCACCCTCACTGCTTCAGCCCCCACCACCCTCACTGCTTCAACCCTCACCACTCTCCCCCTCACTGCTTCAGCCCCCACCACTCTCCCCCCTCACTGCTTCAGCCCTCACCACCCTCACTGCTTCAGCCCCCACCACCCCCACTGCTTCAGCCCTCATGA